One part of the Chiroxiphia lanceolata isolate bChiLan1 chromosome 14, bChiLan1.pri, whole genome shotgun sequence genome encodes these proteins:
- the UBE2A gene encoding ubiquitin-conjugating enzyme E2 A — MSTPARRRLMRDFKRLQEDPPAGVSGAPSENNIMVWNAVIFGPEGTPFEDGTFKLTIEFTEEYPNKPPTVRFVSKMFHPNVYADGSICLDILQNRWSPTYDVSSILTSIQSLLDEPNPNSPANSQAAQLYQENKREYEKRVSAIVEQSWRDC, encoded by the exons ATGTCCACTCCGGCCCGTAGGCGCCTCATGCGGGACTTCAAGAG GCTGCAGGAGGATCCCCCGGCCGGGGTGAGCGGGGCCCCCTCCGAGAACAACATCATGGTGTGGAACGCCGTCATCTTCGG gCCCGAGGGGACCCCTTTCGAGGACG GAACTTTCAAACTTACAATAGAATTCACAGAAGAATACCCGAATAAGCCACCTACTGTTAGATTTGTCTCTAAAATGTTTCATCCAAATG TCTATGCAGATGGTAGTATATGTCTGGATATTCTTCAGAATCGCTGGAGTCCCACTTACGATGTCTCCTCCATCTTAACATCCATACAG TCTCTATTGGATGAGCCAAATCCGAACAGTCCAGCAAACAGCCAGGCAGCTCAGCTATACCAAGAGAATAAGCGGGAATATGAAAAACGGGTTTCTGCAATAGTAGAACAGAGCTGGCGTGACTGTTGA
- the NKRF gene encoding NF-kappa-B-repressing factor — MAPPPAEPQPEAVPEPAVEQWRQYNETERQWALRRRFILRHLPAYPGAAIDQLLALSVLWTNHVFMGCRYGVQVMEKVLKMAEGIDIGETRTYELVPSRKLKRHRSPSDSPEPEVIPEPPKKVVPKFRVRPRFEPIHFVTSAEKDGKKDSSLDNQTQEVNQEANTNSTAQPAENCTNSFVNARDVDPQLSGTAGLGFTGPAAAAATAKRAVNSVDSTTSSSLQVSVSPSTAPSASETFPPSAIMLKQSFMEKLSAAVWKNLANPDANTGTDKINFTYLLTRSIQACKTNPEYIYVPLKEIAPADLPKSKKLLTDGFACEVRCQNVYLATGYAGSKNGSRDRAAEQAVKLLKKSVEVRVVQRKFKHTYHEDLVVCEAGVCRTDFPPALKPHEEFVVANRDCVPLQPGTEAVKGSANTNKHWTSFVLTENASDAIGILNNSASYNKMSVEYKYELMPNRSWRCQVYLQDHCLAEGFGTKKTSKHAAAEEALKILQKMQSNIASLKVTQVQKVGCSSRGSGRKKDLKDLVIYENSSNPVCTLNDTAQFNKMTVEYVFERMTGMRWKCKVMLEDEFIAEAVGVKKSVKHEAAEEAVKILKKTQPTVVNNLKKGTVEDVISRNEIRGRSAEEAFKQKIKEDNIGNQILRKMGWTGGGLGKDGEGIREPISVKEQFKREGLGLDVERVNRIAKRDIEEIIRNYARSDSHIDLTFSRELTMDERKQIHQIAQKYGLKSKSHGQGHNRYLVVSRKRRKEDLLDQLKQEGQVGHYELIMPQAN; from the exons AtggcgccgccgcccgccgagCCGCAGCCGGAGGCGGTGCCCGAGCCGGCGGTGGAGCAGTGGCGGCAGTACAACGAGACCGAGCGGCAATGGGCGCTGCGCCGCCGCTTCATCCTCCGACACCTGCCCGCCTACCCCGGCGCAGCCATCGACCAGCTGCTCGCTCTCTCCGTGCTCTGGACCAACCACGtcttcatgggctgcag ATACGGGGTGCAGGTCATGGAGAAGGTTCTCAAGATGGCCGAAGGCATCGACATCGGTGAGACGAGGACCTACGAGTTGGTTCCCAGCAGGAAGCTCAAGAGACACCGCTCTCCATCAGACA GTCCAGAGCCGGAGGTGATTCCTGAGCCACCCAAGAAGGTGGTCCCCAAGTTCCGAGTGCGACCACGTTTTGAACCCATACACTTTGTCACCAGTGCTGAGAAGGATGGCAAGAAGGACAGTTCTCTGGATAACCAAACGCAGGAGGTGAACCAGGAGGCAAATACAAACAGCACGGCACAGCCAGCTGAAAACTGTACAAATTCTTTTGTGAATGCACGGGATGTGGATCCCCAGCTCTCCGGCACAGCTGGGTTAGGCTTTACAGgcccggcagcagcagcagcaacagccaaGAGGGCTGTGAATAGTGTGGACTCTACCACAAGCAGCTCGTTGCAGGTTTCTGTTTCCCCTTCAACTGCCCCATCTGCATCAGAGACTTTCCCTCCGTCAGCAATAATGCTGAAGCAGAGCTTTATGGAGAAACTGTCAGCAGCTGTCTGGAAAAATCTCGCCAACCCAGATGCAAACACTGGGACTGATAAAATTAACTTCACGTATCTTTTGACACGTTCGATTCAGGCATGCAAGACAAATCCTGAGTATATTTATGTTCCTCTGAAAGAGATCGCCCCTGCTGACCTCCCCAAGAGCAAGAAGCTCCTGACAGATGGCTTTGCCTGTGAGGTGCGATGTCAGAATGTCTACCTGGCCACTGGCTACGCCGGCAGCAAGAACGGGTCCCGGGATCGAGCCGCGGAGCAGGcagtgaagctgctgaagaagtcCGTGGAAGTTCGAGTTGTCCAGCGGAAGTTCAAGCACACCTACCACGAGGACCTGGTGGTGTGCGAGGCGGGCGTGTGTCGCACGgatttccctcctgctctcaaGCCTCACGAGGAGTTTGTAGTTGCCAACAGGGACTGTGTCCCACTGCAGCCTGGTACTGAAGCCGTGAAAGGTTCCGCCAATACCAACAAACACTGGACTAGTTTTGTCCTCACGGAGAACGCCAGTGACGCAATAGGAATATTGAACAATTCTGCCTCATACAACAAAATGTCTGTTGAATATAAGTACGAATTGATGCCCAACCGCTCGTGGCGGTGTCAGGTGTATCTCCAAGATCACTGCCTGGCCGAGGGGTTTGGCACGAAAAAGACCAGCAAGCACGCAGCAGCTGAGGAGGCCCTGAAAATCCTGCAGAAGATGCAGTCAAATATAGCATCCCTCAAAGTGACCCAGGTGCAGAAAGTGGGCTGCTCGTCGCGGGGctctgggaggaagaaggacCTGAAGGACCTGGTGATCTATGAGAACTCCAGCAATCCCGTGTGTACGCTGAACGACACCGCCCAGTTCAACAAGATGACGGTGGAGTACGTGTTTGAGAGGATGACAGGCATGCGATGGAAATGCAAGGTGATGCTTGAGGATGAATTCATCGCAGAAGCAGTTGGAGTGAAGAAATCTGTCAAGCATGAGGCAGCAGAGGAAGCTGTGAAAATCCTCAAAAAGACTCAGCCAACTGTTGTTAATAACCTGAAGAAAGGCACCGTCGAAGACGTCATCTCCAGAAATGAGATCCGGGGTCGATCAGCAGAAGAGGCTTTCAAACAGAAGATCAAAGAAGACAACATTGGGAACcaaattttaagaaagatgGGCTGGACAGGCGGTGGCCTAGGGAAAGATGGTGAAGGAATTAGAGAGCCTATTTCAGTGAAGGAGCAGTTTAAAAGGGAAGGACTTGGGCTTGATGTAGAAAGGGTGAACAGAATTGCTAAAAGAGATATTGAAGAGATCATTCGAAACTATGCACGCTCAGACAGTCACATTGACTTGACTTTCTCTAGAGAACTGACCATGGATGAGCGGAAGCAGATACATCAGATAGCCCAAAAATATGGTCTTAAAAGTAAAtcccacgggcagggacacaaCAGATACTTGGTGGTGAGCAGGAAGCGGCGCAAGGAAGATCTGTTAGACCAGCTGAAGCAggaaggccaggttgggcatTATGAGCTTATCATGCCCCAAGCAAACTGA